The Candidatus Woesearchaeota archaeon genome window below encodes:
- a CDS encoding DUF2779 domain-containing protein, producing the protein MRFLTKSKYATGLACPRHLWMMFHQPERLPKHTAATQLIFDQGHEVGHLAKTLFPSGISLSEEFARNIKETAEALKQRKPLFEAGLVAGNLYARADILVPVENNQWDIVEVKSSSSVKDEHIEDVSFQKYCYTQAGIAIRKCFLMHVNKDYVKHGAINPAELLVQEEITAQVDLCLPSVPGKVEALLAIINSPTPPETTIGNGCENGHDCVCEECWNFLPEHNVFNLYRGGKASHELFKANILSLMDVPAGTKLNAKQKIQIDCIQSNKPHIDTKQLKSFLAQLKEPLYYFDFETFSTAVPLYDGTSPYQAIPFQFSVHVVANGKTSHHSFLADGREDPRPLLLKKLKQALGSAGSIVVYNQSFEKGVLNKLAEAFPEYSTWVGSVISRIVDLYAPFSGFHYYHPNQKGSASIKAVMPVLIGKGYDDFEIGKGDDASAAFFIMTFKGMSDEEKRKTRKYLETYCARDTEGMIWIVEKIREMVGKD; encoded by the coding sequence ATGCGCTTCCTCACCAAATCAAAATATGCAACTGGTCTTGCCTGTCCGCGCCATCTGTGGATGATGTTTCACCAGCCCGAGCGGCTTCCGAAGCACACCGCCGCCACCCAGCTTATTTTTGACCAAGGGCATGAAGTGGGGCATCTCGCTAAAACATTGTTTCCCAGCGGGATTTCGCTTTCTGAAGAATTCGCTCGCAACATCAAGGAAACCGCAGAAGCGCTGAAACAGAGAAAGCCGCTGTTTGAAGCCGGTCTTGTTGCGGGAAATCTCTACGCGCGCGCTGACATTCTTGTTCCCGTGGAAAACAACCAGTGGGACATTGTTGAAGTGAAAAGTTCCAGCTCGGTAAAGGATGAGCACATTGAGGATGTTTCCTTTCAGAAATATTGTTACACCCAAGCGGGCATTGCCATACGAAAATGCTTTCTGATGCACGTCAACAAAGACTATGTGAAACACGGTGCCATCAATCCTGCGGAACTGCTTGTGCAGGAAGAAATCACCGCGCAGGTCGATCTTTGTTTACCGAGTGTGCCCGGCAAAGTGGAGGCGCTTCTTGCAATCATCAACAGTCCAACGCCGCCGGAAACAACCATCGGCAACGGCTGTGAAAATGGCCACGACTGCGTGTGTGAAGAGTGCTGGAATTTCCTGCCGGAACACAACGTGTTTAATTTATACCGAGGCGGCAAGGCGTCGCACGAGCTTTTCAAAGCCAACATTCTATCGCTCATGGATGTGCCGGCCGGCACCAAGCTCAACGCCAAGCAGAAGATTCAAATTGACTGCATCCAATCGAATAAACCCCACATAGACACGAAACAATTAAAATCATTCCTTGCCCAACTAAAAGAACCACTGTATTACTTTGACTTTGAGACATTCAGCACTGCTGTGCCGTTGTACGATGGCACGTCGCCGTACCAGGCGATACCCTTCCAGTTTTCTGTGCACGTCGTGGCCAACGGAAAAACAAGCCATCACTCATTCCTTGCTGATGGCCGAGAGGATCCGCGGCCACTGCTTCTGAAAAAACTGAAACAAGCGCTGGGCAGCGCCGGAAGCATTGTTGTGTACAATCAATCCTTTGAAAAAGGAGTGCTGAACAAACTCGCCGAGGCGTTCCCTGAATATTCCACATGGGTTGGGTCAGTCATCAGCCGCATTGTTGACCTCTACGCACCATTTAGCGGCTTTCATTACTACCATCCCAACCAGAAAGGAAGTGCATCCATCAAGGCAGTTATGCCGGTACTCATCGGCAAGGGATATGATGATTTCGAAATTGGCAAAGGCGACGATGCGAGCGCCGCGTTCTTCATCATGACATTCAAGGGGATGAGCGACGAGGAAAAACGGAAAACCCGCAAATATCTTGAAACGTACTGCGCTCGCGATACCGAAGGCATGATATGGATCGTGGAGAAGATACGGGAGATGGTGGGAAAGGACTAA